A stretch of Methylogaea oryzae DNA encodes these proteins:
- a CDS encoding ABC transporter permease — protein MAEAAISCRAAPGWRANRWFGWAALALAALPLLAVLATLLEAGAESDSEVRSHLATLLPELLANTACLAAGVGVTALTLGTGLAWLVSQYEFPGRRWLDWALVLPLAVPAYVLGFVLIGLLDFSGPLQTALREWGLGSGWFPAVRSGGGAALALSLSLYPYVYLLARNAFQTQGRRLLEAARSLGDTRRAAFFRVVLPMARPWLGSGLLLVLMETLADFGTVAIFNYDTFTTAIYKAWYGLFSLGAAGELASCLVLLALLLLAIEQRQRSRQRYAFNARGRAADGRTALRGPAAWTACVACLLVLAAGFLVPVGQLLLWALQVAAEDLDERYVDYFLNSLALGGLGAALTIAVTLLLAVARRRSRGPAVTWAVRFATLGYAIPGTVLAVGIATPLAWLQNRLADWTQAAFGWEPPTLLGNSLAVLVLAYLVRFAAVGYGAVDSALERITPSMAEASRSLGVSGFAMVRRLHLPLLRGGLFSGALLVFVDIMKEMPITLMVRPFGWDNLAVRIFEMAAEGQWQRAALPSVALVLLGLVPVALMVRAGEQKSW, from the coding sequence ATGGCGGAGGCCGCCATTTCTTGTCGGGCGGCGCCTGGCTGGCGCGCCAACCGCTGGTTCGGTTGGGCTGCGCTGGCCCTGGCTGCGTTGCCCCTGCTCGCGGTTTTGGCGACCTTGCTGGAGGCGGGGGCGGAGAGCGACAGCGAGGTGCGTTCGCACTTGGCAACGCTATTGCCGGAGCTGTTGGCCAATACCGCCTGTTTGGCCGCCGGCGTCGGCGTGACGGCGTTGACGCTGGGTACCGGCCTGGCTTGGTTGGTGAGCCAATACGAATTTCCCGGCCGGCGTTGGCTGGACTGGGCGTTGGTATTGCCGTTGGCCGTGCCGGCTTATGTGCTGGGGTTCGTGCTGATCGGCCTGCTGGATTTCAGTGGTCCGCTGCAAACGGCGCTGCGCGAATGGGGGCTGGGCTCCGGTTGGTTTCCCGCCGTCCGTTCCGGCGGCGGCGCGGCGTTGGCCTTGTCTTTGTCCCTTTATCCTTACGTGTATCTGCTGGCGCGCAACGCTTTCCAAACCCAGGGACGGCGTTTGCTGGAAGCCGCCCGTTCCCTGGGCGACACTCGCCGTGCGGCGTTTTTCCGCGTGGTGTTGCCCATGGCCCGGCCTTGGTTGGGTTCCGGGCTGTTGTTGGTGTTGATGGAAACGCTGGCCGATTTCGGCACCGTCGCCATTTTCAATTACGACACGTTCACCACCGCGATTTATAAAGCCTGGTACGGCTTGTTTTCGCTAGGCGCGGCCGGCGAACTGGCCTCCTGCCTGGTTTTATTGGCCTTGCTGCTGCTGGCGATCGAGCAACGCCAGCGTTCGCGCCAGCGTTACGCTTTCAACGCCCGCGGCCGCGCGGCCGACGGTCGGACGGCGCTGCGAGGTCCGGCGGCCTGGACGGCCTGCGTGGCCTGCCTGTTGGTGTTGGCCGCGGGTTTCTTGGTGCCCGTGGGGCAGCTCTTGCTTTGGGCCTTGCAGGTCGCCGCCGAAGACCTCGACGAACGGTACGTGGATTATTTCCTCAATTCCCTGGCGTTGGGCGGCTTGGGAGCCGCGCTGACCATCGCCGTCACCCTGTTGCTGGCGGTGGCGCGGCGCCGCTCGCGCGGCCCGGCGGTCACCTGGGCGGTGCGTTTCGCCACTTTGGGTTACGCCATCCCCGGCACCGTGCTGGCGGTAGGCATCGCCACGCCCTTGGCTTGGCTGCAAAACCGGCTGGCGGATTGGACGCAAGCCGCGTTCGGCTGGGAGCCCCCCACGCTGCTGGGCAATAGCCTGGCGGTGCTGGTCTTGGCCTATCTGGTGCGTTTCGCCGCCGTGGGTTACGGCGCGGTGGACAGCGCCCTCGAACGTATCACGCCGTCCATGGCGGAAGCTTCCCGCAGTCTGGGCGTTTCGGGTTTTGCCATGGTGCGGCGGTTGCATTTGCCGTTGCTGCGCGGCGGCTTGTTCAGCGGCGCGTTGCTGGTGTTTGTCGACATCATGAAAGAAATGCCCATCACGCTGATGGTGCGGCCCTTCGGCTGGGACAATCTGGCGGTGCGTATTTTCGAAATGGCGGCGGAAGGCCAATGGCAGCGGGCGGCCTTGCCGTCGGTGGCCCTGGTGCTGCTGGGACTGGTGCCGGTGGCGTTGATGGTCAGGGCAGGGGAGCAAAAATCGTGGTGA
- a CDS encoding extracellular solute-binding protein, giving the protein MLKHCCVVLSGWILLAATAWGEEVVVYSARNEQLIKPVFDAYTKKTGVKVKYVTGEAGALMQRLKAEGAKTQADLLITVDAGNLWFSKQESLLQPVKSAVLEQNIPAHLRDGEGQWFGMSVRARTIVYNKNKVQPSDLSTYQALTDAKWKGRLCLLSGKKVYNRSLVAMLIAQYGAAATKEMVKGWVANLAAPPFASDEQALKALAAGQCDAAIANSYYLGRELKHHSDWPLNIFWADQASGGTHVNISGVGLTRHAKHAKAAQELMEWMSGAEAQALFANVNMEFPANAAVAPAPEVAAWGTFKQSTVDLNKVGELQPDAVKLMDEAGYK; this is encoded by the coding sequence ATGTTGAAGCATTGCTGTGTGGTGTTGTCGGGGTGGATTTTGTTGGCCGCGACCGCTTGGGGCGAGGAAGTGGTGGTCTATTCGGCGCGCAACGAGCAGTTGATCAAGCCGGTGTTCGACGCCTATACCAAGAAGACCGGCGTCAAAGTCAAATACGTCACCGGCGAAGCCGGGGCCTTGATGCAACGCCTCAAGGCGGAAGGGGCGAAAACGCAGGCCGATCTGTTGATCACCGTCGACGCCGGCAACCTCTGGTTTTCCAAGCAGGAGTCGCTGCTGCAGCCGGTGAAAAGCGCCGTGCTCGAGCAAAATATCCCGGCCCATTTGCGCGATGGGGAAGGCCAGTGGTTTGGCATGTCCGTACGGGCCCGCACCATCGTTTACAACAAAAACAAAGTCCAGCCGAGTGATTTATCCACTTATCAGGCTTTGACCGATGCGAAATGGAAAGGCCGCTTGTGCCTGCTGTCGGGGAAGAAGGTCTACAACCGTTCCCTGGTCGCCATGCTCATCGCCCAATACGGCGCGGCCGCCACCAAGGAAATGGTGAAGGGCTGGGTCGCCAACTTGGCCGCGCCGCCTTTCGCCAGCGACGAGCAGGCTCTCAAGGCGCTGGCCGCCGGCCAGTGCGACGCGGCCATCGCCAACAGTTACTACCTGGGCCGTGAGTTGAAGCACCATTCGGATTGGCCGCTCAACATTTTCTGGGCCGATCAGGCGAGCGGCGGCACCCACGTCAATATTTCCGGCGTCGGCTTGACCCGCCATGCGAAACACGCCAAAGCGGCCCAGGAGCTGATGGAATGGATGTCCGGCGCGGAAGCCCAGGCGTTGTTCGCCAACGTCAATATGGAGTTCCCAGCCAATGCCGCCGTGGCGCCGGCACCGGAAGTCGCCGCCTGGGGGACGTTTAAGCAGAGTACGGTCGATTTGAACAAAGTCGGCGAGTTGCAGCCGGACGCGGTCAAACTCATGGACGAGGCGGGCTACAAGTAA